The proteins below are encoded in one region of Desulfatiglans anilini DSM 4660:
- the lpxA gene encoding acyl-ACP--UDP-N-acetylglucosamine O-acyltransferase encodes MNIHPTAVISAGAELGTDVSVGPYSTIGPHVLVGDRTEIGAHVVIEGHTYIGRDNRIYPFSSIGTAPQDIGYRGEDTRLNIGDKNVIREYVTIHRATTKQHWETILGDQNYVMAYAHIAHDCILGNNVIMSNVATLAGHITVGDHAILGGLVAVHQFVRIGDYAFLGGKSGIDRDVPPFMITAGERARLYGINRKGLARMGFSREVIDGLKKAYQIIWREKRRFEEGIRAVREQIPSFPELEMLLNFFEGSKRGILR; translated from the coding sequence ATGAACATACATCCTACCGCAGTCATAAGCGCGGGGGCCGAGCTGGGAACCGATGTGTCGGTCGGCCCCTATTCCACGATTGGGCCGCATGTCCTTGTCGGTGACAGGACCGAGATCGGGGCCCACGTGGTCATCGAGGGTCATACGTATATCGGCCGGGACAATCGGATCTATCCCTTTTCCTCCATCGGGACAGCACCCCAGGATATCGGATACCGGGGGGAAGACACCCGCCTCAATATCGGCGACAAGAACGTCATCCGCGAATATGTGACGATCCACCGGGCGACCACCAAGCAGCACTGGGAAACGATCCTCGGGGACCAGAATTATGTGATGGCCTATGCGCATATCGCCCATGACTGCATTCTCGGGAACAATGTGATCATGTCCAACGTCGCCACACTGGCAGGGCATATCACGGTAGGGGATCACGCCATCCTGGGCGGGTTGGTCGCGGTGCACCAGTTCGTGAGGATCGGGGACTACGCGTTTCTGGGCGGCAAATCGGGCATCGACCGGGACGTCCCGCCGTTCATGATCACCGCCGGCGAGCGCGCCCGCCTCTATGGGATCAACCGCAAGGGGCTGGCGCGGATGGGTTTCAGCCGCGAAGTGATCGACGGTCTCAAGAAGGCCTATCAGATCATCTGGCGGGAGAAGCGCAGGTTCGAGGAGGGGATTCGGGCGGTCCGTGAACAGATTCCTTCTTTCCCGGAGCTGGAGATGTTGCTGAATTTCTTCGAGGGCTCGAAGCGGGGTATTTTGCGTTGA
- the lpxB gene encoding lipid-A-disaccharide synthase: MTISSASAEKRRPRTVMILAGEASGDLHGAKLVEAIERHEPGVSFVGIGGAYMEQAGVRLVEQASRMAVVGLTEVFRKGRVLLRGLREVKRILRCEPPSLLILIDYPDFNIHVAGTARRCGIPVLYYISPQVWAWRKGRIRKIWRRIERMAVILPFEEAFYRRHGVAVDYVGHPLMDSVPSQLVEHAAALDWPRTGDAPMVGIVPGSREEEIRHLLPIMMEAAGMLRGRFPGLRALLPLASSVKEATIREIAGGSPVPLEISPEGLPRVLGRCHAAMVTSGTATLETAIAGVPMVVAYQLSALSYWAGRLLVKVPFISLVNLVAGRAVVRELIQQEATAANLAREVGRLLEDPPYRRAMLQGLNEVRRLLGEGGASGRAALIAIDMLHKQSVDG, from the coding sequence GTGACCATTTCAAGCGCATCCGCTGAGAAGCGCCGTCCGAGGACGGTGATGATCCTTGCCGGAGAGGCATCGGGCGATCTGCATGGCGCGAAGCTTGTCGAGGCGATTGAGCGGCATGAGCCAGGGGTCTCCTTTGTCGGCATCGGCGGGGCGTACATGGAGCAGGCCGGCGTGCGGCTCGTCGAGCAGGCTTCCCGGATGGCCGTTGTCGGTTTGACAGAGGTGTTTCGCAAGGGTCGGGTCCTCTTGAGGGGCCTGCGGGAGGTCAAGCGCATCCTTCGTTGCGAACCCCCTTCCCTGTTGATCCTGATCGACTACCCCGACTTCAATATCCATGTGGCGGGCACCGCCAGGCGGTGCGGCATCCCGGTGCTTTACTACATCAGCCCGCAGGTCTGGGCGTGGCGCAAGGGCCGCATCCGGAAGATCTGGCGGCGCATCGAGCGGATGGCGGTCATCCTTCCATTCGAAGAGGCCTTCTATCGGCGCCATGGTGTGGCGGTCGATTACGTGGGCCATCCCTTGATGGACAGCGTGCCTTCCCAGCTGGTCGAGCACGCGGCGGCGCTCGACTGGCCCCGAACCGGGGATGCCCCCATGGTAGGAATTGTACCCGGCAGCCGCGAGGAAGAGATCCGCCATCTCCTGCCTATCATGATGGAGGCGGCCGGAATGCTGAGGGGGCGGTTTCCGGGGCTGCGCGCTCTTCTGCCGCTTGCATCGTCCGTGAAGGAAGCCACCATCCGGGAGATTGCCGGTGGCAGCCCCGTCCCCCTTGAGATTTCTCCGGAAGGCCTTCCGCGGGTCCTCGGGCGCTGTCACGCTGCGATGGTCACTTCGGGAACGGCAACCCTCGAAACCGCCATCGCGGGAGTGCCCATGGTAGTGGCCTATCAGCTCTCTGCTCTCAGTTACTGGGCGGGGCGCCTCCTGGTCAAGGTGCCGTTTATCAGCCTGGTCAACCTGGTAGCCGGCAGGGCCGTCGTGCGGGAGCTGATTCAGCAAGAGGCGACGGCGGCGAACCTTGCCCGCGAGGTTGGCCGGCTGCTCGAAGATCCGCCTTACAGGCGCGCCATGCTGCAGGGCCTAAACGAGGTCAGGCGTTTGCTCGGTGAAGGAGGCGCCTCCGGGCGCGCTGCGCTGATCGCAATCGACATGCTGCACAAACAAAGCGTTGACGGTTAG
- a CDS encoding sigma-54-dependent transcriptional regulator, with product MARSILVVDDEESILQSVEGILSDEGLEVVWAMSGSEALERIEESIPDLVLLDIWMPGLDGIETLVKIKEHCPTLQVIMMSGHGNIETAVKATRLGAYDFIEKPLSLEKLLLAVNNALDYNRLEEEISLLRETQRGRYRITGESKAITQLKEQIRIVAPTNAWVLISGENGTGKELVAHTIHRLSKRSRKPMVEVNCAAIPEELIESELFGHEKGAFTGASTMRKGKFDLAHEGTLFLDEIGDMSLKAQSKTLRILQEQKFERVGGSKTISVDVRVIAATNKDLEAEIEKGRFREDLYFRLNVIPMRVPPLRERREDIPELIGEFIRDFAGAMNTEPKEISPEALAVLRQYEWPGNVRELKNLVERLMIMTQETVIEAKDVPPPYNNRSRAGAEEVPEAIQAGTLKEARSAFEKAYIESKLRECNWNISQTAEAIGIERSNLHRKIKAYGLDDGRFKDE from the coding sequence ATGGCAAGAAGCATTCTGGTGGTGGACGACGAGGAGAGCATCCTTCAATCCGTCGAGGGCATCCTGAGCGACGAGGGGTTGGAGGTCGTCTGGGCGATGAGCGGTTCCGAGGCCTTGGAACGAATCGAGGAAAGCATCCCGGACCTGGTCCTCCTGGATATCTGGATGCCGGGCCTCGACGGGATCGAGACCCTGGTCAAGATCAAGGAGCACTGCCCCACGCTGCAGGTGATCATGATGTCCGGGCACGGCAACATCGAGACCGCCGTCAAGGCGACCCGCCTGGGCGCCTACGATTTCATCGAAAAGCCCCTGTCGCTCGAGAAACTGCTGCTTGCCGTCAACAATGCCCTCGATTACAACCGCCTGGAAGAGGAGATTTCCCTCCTCAGGGAGACGCAGAGAGGACGTTACCGGATCACGGGGGAGAGCAAGGCGATCACGCAGTTGAAGGAGCAGATCCGCATCGTCGCCCCGACCAACGCCTGGGTTCTGATCTCCGGAGAAAACGGCACCGGCAAGGAACTGGTGGCCCACACGATTCATCGGTTGAGCAAGCGCAGCCGGAAGCCTATGGTGGAGGTCAATTGCGCCGCGATCCCCGAGGAGCTGATCGAAAGCGAACTCTTCGGACACGAAAAGGGAGCGTTTACGGGCGCTTCGACCATGCGGAAGGGCAAGTTCGACCTGGCGCACGAAGGGACGCTGTTTCTGGACGAGATCGGGGACATGAGTCTGAAGGCCCAGTCGAAGACCTTGCGCATCCTGCAGGAGCAGAAATTCGAGCGCGTCGGTGGATCGAAGACCATCAGTGTGGATGTCCGTGTGATCGCCGCGACCAACAAGGACCTGGAAGCGGAGATCGAAAAGGGCCGTTTTCGGGAGGACCTCTACTTCCGTTTGAACGTCATCCCCATGCGGGTTCCGCCGCTCAGGGAGCGCCGGGAGGACATCCCGGAACTCATTGGGGAGTTTATCCGGGATTTCGCCGGCGCTATGAACACCGAACCGAAGGAGATCAGCCCGGAGGCGTTGGCGGTTCTCCGGCAGTACGAGTGGCCGGGCAACGTGCGCGAGCTGAAAAACCTCGTAGAACGTCTGATGATCATGACCCAGGAGACCGTCATCGAGGCGAAGGACGTTCCTCCTCCCTACAACAACCGCTCCCGGGCGGGGGCCGAAGAGGTGCCTGAGGCTATACAGGCCGGTACCCTCAAGGAGGCCAGAAGCGCATTCGAAAAGGCCTACATCGAGAGCAAGCTGCGGGAATGCAACTGGAACATCTCCCAGACCGCCGAGGCGATCGGGATCGAGCGAAGCAATCTTCACCGGAAGATCAAGGCTTACGGGTTGGACGACGGCCGGTTCAAGGATGAATAG
- the bamA gene encoding outer membrane protein assembly factor BamA encodes MGRFAEGIFGMLKSAGICSRNAGFVKVLRLVFVLAALMPLASPVLASDGDGKVAVLPFRVYADASLQHLQTGLQSMIRERIAVRGLEVLGTDAVNRHPGVFDMPLSAEALARAGMQLGVRYVVAGSLTQIGERISIDAKILDTAKPDAPALIYMVADNVNAVPDTTDGLAKSIYNQITGAVQVDSLVVRGNQRVESAAVLANVATRKGSTLDYAELDKDLRNIYKMGFFTDVKIETEDGPNGKIVVFVVTEKPSIGKIVFEGNKKVNSEDLTKEIGIRAFSILDETAIKQSINRLAEFYRKKGYYNIALDYRIESLPGNQVQLTYLVDEKEKVYIKKIAFTGNTYYKDGDLKDLMETSEKGWFSWVTDSGVLDEKKLEFDTHKLTASYHNQGFIKARVGQPRIAYDEKLEGLQVTIDIFEGERYKVNEVGVEGEMIRPEEELLNRVAIGKEPYFNREVVRKDILSLVDVYNDEGFAYAEVTPLTAENDAEHLVNVTYRITKGPKVRFERIDISGNTITRDKVIRRELEVVEGEVFSGRNLKRSNENLNRLGYFENVEVKTEKGTEEDQMVLDIKVKERPTGSFSFGGGYSSVDSAFVAFQIAQENFMGYGQKLSASVRLGGISTEFDVRFVEPWFLDKPLSLGVDAYKWDREWDEYDKDSLGGNVSLGFPVKLDSYTRGFVQYTYDDANITDVAEDAAFIIKDMEGRNLTSSLTLGLKRDSRDKPWDTSRGSVNSLSVEWAGPPLGGDVAFTKYVARSAWYFPMPWSTVLLLQGRWGYIQDRPSDGKLPVYQKFFLGGINTIRGFDYGDVSPWDPVTWDRIGGEREMVYNVEYRFPLIKEQGVVGLVFFDAGNVWTDYEPSENVSGLRTSAGVGVRWYSPMGPLRLEYGKNLDPQRDEESGKWEFSVGGLF; translated from the coding sequence ATGGGAAGATTTGCTGAGGGGATTTTCGGGATGCTGAAGTCGGCCGGGATCTGCAGCAGGAATGCTGGCTTTGTCAAGGTGCTCCGTCTTGTTTTTGTTCTGGCGGCGTTGATGCCGCTGGCCTCGCCGGTGCTGGCGAGCGATGGGGATGGGAAGGTGGCGGTCCTGCCGTTCAGGGTCTATGCCGATGCATCGCTGCAGCATCTTCAGACGGGGCTCCAGAGCATGATCCGTGAACGCATCGCTGTCCGGGGGCTTGAGGTCCTCGGCACGGATGCGGTCAACCGGCATCCGGGGGTCTTCGACATGCCCTTGAGCGCTGAGGCCCTCGCCCGTGCGGGCATGCAGCTGGGCGTCCGATATGTGGTCGCCGGGAGCCTCACCCAGATCGGAGAGCGCATCAGCATCGATGCCAAGATTTTGGATACAGCCAAACCCGATGCCCCCGCGCTGATCTACATGGTCGCCGACAACGTGAACGCTGTGCCGGATACGACGGACGGCCTCGCCAAGAGCATCTACAACCAGATCACAGGCGCCGTGCAGGTGGATTCCTTGGTGGTGAGAGGCAATCAGCGGGTCGAGAGCGCCGCCGTTCTGGCGAATGTGGCGACGCGCAAGGGAAGTACGCTGGACTACGCCGAGCTGGACAAGGACCTGCGCAATATCTACAAGATGGGGTTTTTCACCGATGTCAAGATCGAGACAGAGGACGGCCCCAACGGCAAGATCGTCGTATTCGTGGTGACGGAGAAACCATCGATCGGCAAGATCGTTTTCGAAGGCAATAAAAAGGTGAATTCGGAGGACCTGACCAAGGAGATCGGCATCCGCGCCTTTTCGATCCTCGACGAAACGGCGATCAAACAGAGCATCAACCGGCTTGCGGAATTCTATCGGAAGAAAGGATATTACAACATCGCTCTGGATTACCGGATCGAGTCGCTCCCCGGCAATCAGGTGCAGTTGACCTATCTGGTGGATGAAAAAGAGAAGGTCTACATCAAGAAAATCGCCTTCACCGGAAACACCTACTACAAGGACGGGGATCTGAAGGATCTCATGGAAACAAGCGAAAAGGGCTGGTTTTCATGGGTGACGGATTCCGGTGTCCTGGACGAGAAGAAGCTCGAGTTCGATACGCACAAGCTGACCGCCTCCTACCATAACCAAGGGTTCATCAAGGCGCGCGTCGGGCAGCCAAGGATCGCTTATGACGAGAAGCTGGAGGGGCTTCAGGTGACGATCGACATCTTCGAGGGCGAACGGTACAAGGTCAACGAGGTCGGCGTCGAGGGCGAGATGATCCGGCCCGAGGAGGAATTGTTGAACCGGGTTGCCATCGGCAAAGAGCCTTATTTCAACCGGGAGGTCGTGCGCAAAGACATCCTGAGCCTGGTGGATGTTTACAACGATGAAGGCTTCGCCTATGCGGAGGTTACGCCCCTGACCGCGGAAAACGATGCCGAGCACCTCGTCAATGTGACCTACCGGATCACGAAAGGACCCAAGGTGCGCTTCGAGCGAATCGATATCTCGGGCAACACGATCACGCGCGACAAGGTCATCCGGCGGGAGCTCGAGGTGGTGGAAGGCGAGGTCTTCAGCGGGAGGAATCTGAAGCGGAGCAACGAAAATCTGAACCGTCTCGGCTACTTCGAAAACGTAGAGGTCAAGACCGAAAAGGGGACCGAGGAGGATCAGATGGTCCTGGATATCAAGGTCAAGGAGCGTCCGACCGGGTCTTTCAGCTTTGGAGGCGGCTACAGTTCGGTCGACAGCGCCTTTGTCGCGTTTCAGATCGCGCAGGAAAACTTTATGGGGTACGGCCAGAAACTGTCCGCCTCGGTCAGGCTCGGCGGCATTTCGACCGAGTTCGATGTTCGCTTCGTGGAGCCATGGTTCCTGGACAAACCGCTCTCTCTCGGGGTGGATGCCTATAAATGGGATCGGGAGTGGGACGAATACGACAAGGACAGCCTCGGCGGAAACGTTTCGTTGGGGTTTCCCGTGAAGCTCGACAGTTATACGCGCGGGTTCGTCCAGTATACCTACGATGACGCCAATATCACCGATGTGGCGGAGGACGCGGCTTTTATCATAAAGGACATGGAGGGCAGGAATCTTACGAGCAGTCTTACGTTAGGGCTCAAACGCGACTCCCGCGACAAGCCCTGGGACACGTCCCGGGGTTCGGTGAACAGCCTCTCTGTGGAGTGGGCCGGCCCGCCGCTCGGGGGGGATGTCGCCTTCACGAAATACGTCGCCAGGTCCGCCTGGTACTTCCCGATGCCGTGGTCCACGGTCCTGCTCCTGCAGGGCCGTTGGGGGTATATCCAGGATCGCCCCAGCGACGGAAAGTTGCCCGTCTACCAGAAGTTCTTTCTTGGCGGCATCAATACGATCCGCGGCTTTGACTACGGGGATGTGTCGCCGTGGGATCCTGTGACCTGGGATCGGATCGGCGGTGAAAGGGAGATGGTCTACAATGTGGAATACCGTTTCCCGCTCATCAAGGAGCAGGGCGTCGTAGGGCTTGTCTTTTTCGACGCCGGTAATGTCTGGACGGATTACGAGCCCAGCGAGAACGTGAGCGGTCTCCGGACCTCGGCGGGTGTAGGCGTCAGGTGGTACTCGCCCATGGGGCCGCTCCGTTTGGAGTACGGCAAGAATCTCGACCCGCAGAGGGACGAGGAATCCGGCAAGTGGGAGTTTTCGGTCGGCGGGCTTTTCTAG
- the lpxD gene encoding UDP-3-O-(3-hydroxymyristoyl)glucosamine N-acyltransferase, with amino-acid sequence MQIEVNEIARRVEGRVCGDGARVVTGIQALDAAKESDISFFADVRYADALAHTRAGAVIVREETAGFEGPQVIVANPQVAYAKVASLFQRPLPRHPGVSPEACIHSSAQIGPGASIHPLVFVGEGAVVGEDAVLFPGVYVGARARIGARTVLHPNVSVLHDCIVGNDVIVHAGTVIGSDGFGYVRDGGHSVKIPQIGIVQIDDQVEIGANNCIDRAALGRTWIRQGVKTDNLVQIAHNVVIGEGSLVVAQAGISGSVKIGRGVVLGGQVGIADHLEIGDGARVASQSGVMRSIEPGEAVNGSPAMPHRQFMRMAALTARLPQLNERVKKLEKMIEALAPFVKERT; translated from the coding sequence TTGCAGATAGAGGTCAATGAGATTGCGCGCCGGGTAGAAGGGCGCGTCTGCGGGGATGGCGCGCGTGTCGTTACGGGAATCCAGGCTCTCGACGCGGCGAAAGAAAGCGACATCAGCTTCTTCGCCGACGTCCGCTATGCCGATGCGCTTGCCCATACCAGGGCCGGGGCGGTCATCGTGCGCGAAGAGACGGCCGGATTCGAAGGGCCTCAGGTCATCGTCGCGAATCCGCAGGTGGCTTACGCCAAGGTCGCGTCGCTGTTTCAGAGGCCGCTGCCCCGGCATCCCGGCGTCAGCCCGGAGGCTTGCATCCATTCGTCTGCGCAAATCGGACCCGGGGCATCCATCCACCCGCTTGTTTTTGTCGGGGAAGGGGCCGTCGTCGGGGAGGATGCGGTGCTCTTTCCGGGGGTCTACGTCGGGGCGCGGGCGCGCATCGGGGCTCGGACCGTTCTGCATCCGAATGTCAGTGTTCTGCATGACTGCATTGTCGGGAACGATGTGATCGTGCATGCCGGAACGGTGATCGGGAGCGACGGCTTCGGCTATGTGCGGGACGGCGGTCATTCGGTGAAGATCCCGCAGATCGGCATCGTCCAGATCGATGACCAGGTCGAGATCGGAGCCAACAACTGTATCGACCGGGCCGCCCTTGGAAGGACGTGGATCCGGCAGGGGGTCAAAACCGACAATCTGGTGCAGATCGCGCACAACGTGGTGATCGGGGAAGGGAGTCTTGTGGTGGCCCAGGCGGGGATCTCCGGCAGCGTGAAGATCGGGCGGGGCGTTGTCCTCGGCGGACAGGTCGGGATCGCAGACCACCTCGAGATCGGAGACGGCGCCAGGGTGGCTTCCCAGAGCGGTGTCATGCGGTCCATCGAGCCGGGCGAGGCCGTCAACGGATCGCCGGCGATGCCGCACCGGCAGTTCATGCGGATGGCGGCCTTGACGGCGCGGCTGCCTCAACTGAATGAGCGCGTCAAGAAACTCGAAAAAATGATCGAGGCGCTTGCTCCGTTCGTGAAAGAAAGGACATGA
- a CDS encoding Gfo/Idh/MocA family protein: MHERVRVGVIGVGHLGEYHVQKYTALPEAELVGVVDSDAGRAEEISRRYGTMCYDDLDGLLGRVDAVSLAVPTEQHHEVGRRILKAGVHVLIEKPITYDLAHAGELIALADKAGLVLQVGHVERFNPAVVEMSGMLDRPIFIESHRMNLFTTRGTDVDVVLDLMIHDLDIILHMVRAEVREVHAVGLSVITPQTDIANVRIIFDNGTVGNLTASRVSNNMLRKIRIFQPDAYISVNCAKREISRTELDREQKGADGFPQIVTRKKSFPGSDPLADQIAAFVKAVREGAAPVVSGRDGRRALQVALAIIDQIKEGCDHFKRIR, translated from the coding sequence ATGCATGAAAGAGTGCGGGTGGGTGTCATCGGCGTGGGGCATCTCGGCGAGTATCACGTGCAGAAGTACACGGCCCTGCCCGAGGCGGAACTGGTCGGCGTGGTCGATAGCGACGCGGGCCGTGCCGAAGAAATCTCCCGCCGCTACGGGACGATGTGTTATGACGACCTGGACGGTCTCCTCGGGCGCGTCGATGCGGTGAGTCTTGCCGTTCCGACGGAGCAACATCATGAGGTCGGACGCCGTATCCTGAAGGCGGGGGTGCACGTCCTGATCGAAAAGCCGATCACCTATGATCTGGCGCATGCCGGCGAACTGATCGCACTGGCGGACAAGGCGGGTCTGGTCCTGCAGGTCGGGCACGTCGAGCGTTTCAACCCGGCGGTCGTTGAAATGAGCGGGATGCTCGATCGGCCCATTTTCATCGAGTCCCACAGGATGAACCTTTTTACGACGCGCGGGACGGATGTGGACGTGGTCCTGGACCTCATGATCCATGACCTCGATATCATTCTGCACATGGTGCGGGCGGAGGTGCGGGAGGTCCATGCCGTCGGGCTTTCCGTCATCACGCCGCAGACGGACATCGCCAATGTCCGGATCATCTTCGACAACGGAACGGTCGGGAACCTGACCGCCAGCCGGGTCTCGAACAATATGCTCCGGAAGATCCGGATCTTTCAGCCTGACGCTTACATCTCGGTAAACTGCGCCAAGCGCGAAATCAGCCGCACGGAGCTTGACCGCGAGCAAAAGGGGGCCGACGGCTTTCCCCAGATCGTCACACGGAAGAAGAGCTTTCCGGGGAGTGATCCGCTCGCCGATCAGATCGCGGCCTTCGTGAAGGCGGTGCGCGAGGGGGCCGCGCCTGTCGTGAGCGGCCGGGATGGGCGCAGAGCGCTTCAGGTGGCCCTTGCCATCATCGATCAGATCAAAGAGGGCTGTGACCATTTCAAGCGCATCCGCTGA
- a CDS encoding LpxI family protein, producing the protein MSEEPASVIGIIAGGGRFPIMAAAAAREKGLKVIAVAHLGETDPALEAAADEIVWVKLGQLGQVIKALKGHNVRQALMAGTITKRRMFEGIRPDLRGLALASKLALFHDDDILRAVSREFAKDGIEIVPSTAFLPGLVAPGGCLTRRKLSRGELEDVRCGWRIAKELGRLDIGQCVVVREKAVLAVEAIDGTDATIRRGGVIAGEKAVVVKVSKPTQDLRFDMPTVGLQTIELMAEFRAAVLAVEAGKTLMFDREAMIAKAEKAGIKIVSFEAGEMDQA; encoded by the coding sequence ATGAGCGAAGAACCCGCCTCGGTGATCGGGATCATCGCCGGGGGCGGCCGGTTCCCGATCATGGCCGCCGCAGCCGCCAGAGAAAAGGGGTTGAAGGTGATCGCCGTCGCCCACTTGGGCGAGACGGATCCGGCTCTCGAGGCCGCGGCGGACGAGATTGTCTGGGTGAAGCTCGGTCAGCTCGGGCAGGTGATCAAGGCCCTGAAGGGGCACAACGTGCGGCAGGCCCTGATGGCCGGCACGATCACCAAGCGGCGGATGTTCGAGGGGATCAGGCCCGACCTCCGCGGCCTGGCGCTTGCCTCGAAGCTTGCCCTCTTTCACGACGACGATATCCTGCGGGCGGTGTCGCGCGAGTTTGCGAAGGACGGCATCGAGATCGTGCCCTCGACCGCGTTTCTGCCGGGCCTGGTGGCGCCGGGCGGATGCCTGACGCGCCGGAAACTCTCCCGGGGGGAACTCGAAGACGTGCGCTGCGGATGGCGGATCGCCAAGGAGCTCGGGCGGCTCGACATCGGCCAGTGTGTGGTTGTGAGGGAGAAGGCCGTTCTGGCGGTCGAGGCCATCGACGGGACGGATGCTACGATCCGCCGGGGAGGGGTGATCGCCGGTGAGAAGGCGGTGGTGGTGAAGGTCTCCAAGCCCACGCAGGATCTGCGCTTCGATATGCCGACGGTGGGTCTTCAGACGATCGAGCTGATGGCCGAATTCCGGGCGGCCGTCCTGGCGGTGGAGGCAGGGAAGACCTTGATGTTCGACCGCGAGGCGATGATTGCAAAGGCGGAGAAAGCGGGTATCAAGATCGTTTCGTTCGAGGCCGGGGAGATGGACCAGGCGTGA
- a CDS encoding OmpH family outer membrane protein: MTGLKRRFGLVGALLCVLMWHAGAMAANGNKIGVVDLQRCIQETDEGKKIYQELKTKKDEMQRRLDEKQDEILRLKEELEKQSMMLSVDAKEDKQKEFERKGREFKYMYDDLSEEMRKAEAEAKKDILQDLETVVTRIGENDKYQMIFERRSSGIMFIDNAVDITDEVIKAYNQMKR; this comes from the coding sequence ATGACTGGTCTGAAGAGAAGGTTTGGCTTGGTGGGCGCCTTACTGTGTGTGCTGATGTGGCATGCCGGAGCGATGGCTGCGAATGGCAACAAAATAGGTGTCGTCGATCTCCAGCGGTGTATTCAGGAGACTGATGAAGGAAAGAAGATCTATCAGGAGCTGAAAACGAAGAAGGATGAGATGCAGAGGCGTCTGGACGAGAAGCAGGACGAAATCTTGCGGTTGAAGGAAGAGCTCGAAAAGCAAAGCATGATGCTGAGCGTGGATGCCAAGGAGGACAAGCAGAAGGAATTCGAGCGCAAAGGGCGGGAATTCAAATATATGTATGACGATTTGAGCGAAGAAATGAGGAAGGCCGAAGCCGAGGCCAAGAAGGACATCCTCCAGGATCTGGAAACGGTCGTAACGCGGATAGGGGAGAACGATAAATATCAGATGATCTTCGAGAGGCGCAGCTCCGGCATCATGTTTATCGACAACGCTGTCGATATCACGGACGAAGTCATCAAGGCCTATAACCAGATGAAGAGATAG
- the fabZ gene encoding 3-hydroxyacyl-ACP dehydratase FabZ, whose product MDLPLVYEDIIQILPHRYPFLLVDRITELEPGKRIVGYKNVTANEPFFQGHFPGKPIMPGVLIVEAMAQTGGVLAGCSAAEEGAAKGFDQVFFMALDKVKFRRPVVPGDQLRFEVEALRAGSRVWKLAGKAFVGEVLAAEAEMTASVS is encoded by the coding sequence ATGGATTTGCCGCTCGTTTACGAAGACATCATCCAGATTTTACCGCATCGTTACCCGTTCCTGCTCGTGGACCGGATCACCGAACTCGAGCCCGGCAAGCGGATTGTGGGTTACAAGAATGTGACGGCCAACGAGCCGTTTTTTCAAGGGCATTTCCCGGGCAAGCCGATCATGCCGGGGGTGCTGATCGTCGAGGCCATGGCCCAGACCGGCGGTGTGCTCGCCGGATGCTCCGCCGCAGAAGAAGGAGCGGCAAAGGGATTCGATCAAGTCTTCTTTATGGCCCTCGACAAGGTGAAGTTTCGCCGCCCGGTGGTTCCGGGGGATCAACTGCGCTTCGAGGTGGAGGCCCTGCGGGCCGGTTCGCGCGTCTGGAAGCTGGCGGGGAAGGCCTTCGTCGGTGAAGTTCTGGCGGCCGAGGCGGAGATGACGGCGAGCGTCAGCTGA
- the yihA gene encoding ribosome biogenesis GTP-binding protein YihA/YsxC, whose product MDAAFVKAAYRKEHFPPPDRPEIAFAGRSNVGKSSLINVLVNRRGLARTSASPGRTQAINFFRLGDAFYLVDLPGYGFAKVPLSVKESWRRMVEEYLLNRTNLAAVVVILDIRRDPAPGDKELLDWLITYGIPALPVLTKADKLSRNQAQGRLRDITTSLSGLLHMPPILFSAKTRQGRDEIWKAIHSLAGGPRDYSSLNRPSSNP is encoded by the coding sequence ATGGATGCCGCTTTCGTCAAGGCCGCCTACCGGAAAGAGCACTTTCCCCCGCCCGACCGGCCCGAAATCGCGTTCGCGGGGCGATCCAACGTCGGCAAGTCATCCCTGATCAACGTCCTCGTCAACCGGCGCGGGCTCGCCCGCACGAGCGCGAGCCCAGGCCGCACCCAGGCCATCAATTTCTTTCGGCTCGGCGACGCCTTCTATCTCGTGGATCTGCCCGGCTACGGCTTCGCGAAGGTCCCGCTTTCAGTCAAGGAATCCTGGCGGCGGATGGTGGAGGAATACCTGCTGAACCGCACCAATCTGGCGGCGGTGGTGGTCATTCTGGATATACGGCGAGACCCTGCCCCGGGGGACAAGGAACTCTTGGACTGGCTGATCACCTATGGGATCCCGGCACTCCCGGTTCTGACCAAGGCCGACAAACTCTCCAGGAATCAGGCCCAGGGGCGCCTGCGGGACATCACCACGAGCCTGTCAGGGCTCCTCCACATGCCGCCCATCCTGTTTTCGGCCAAAACCCGCCAAGGCCGCGATGAGATCTGGAAGGCGATCCATTCCCTTGCGGGAGGCCCGCGCGACTATTCATCCTTGAACCGGCCGTCGTCCAACCCGTAA